The following proteins are co-located in the Paracoccaceae bacterium Fryx2 genome:
- a CDS encoding type ISP restriction/modification enzyme, which yields MAALDQILQSYRDFAITEREKGTYFERLGMAFFINDPVQAEEYEAVWPWSEWAKANGWDGKDVGIDLVAKLRNEDGFAAIQAKFYAADTRIQKAHIDSFISASGKEPFRRRVVLDTTEQEWGANAEEMIRGQAIPVIRIGLTDLRESRIDWTIFEARGEIVLAAKKTLMPHQRDALIDVAKGLAVADRGKMIMACGTGKTFTSLKIAEAIAGKGKRVLFMVPSLALMSQTVREWTNDTETPIRAFAVCSDAHVGKRRKSTDDVAEIEIHDLAFPATTDPVKVAAKAGEDDPERMTVIFSTYQSIVTLSRAQEAGLPDFDLIICDEAHRTTGATLDGEEESNFVKIHSNDHVRARKRLYMTATPRIFGDNVRSKADEVGAELASMDNPALFGETLFYRGFGWAVQNGLLTDYKVIVLAMDEGLVSAAVQKRLGDAGSELVLDDATKIIGCYKALTKVDLKADVTADPHPMRRALAFAKDIRSSKLIRDEFTAVVDEYLGQDSLIESDEPSKHLQCEIEHVDGTFNAKTRGALLDWLKADAGENTCRILTNARCLSEGVDVPALDAIMFLHPRKSQIDVVQSVGRVMRKTDTKKMGYVILPVGVPAGVPPEQALADNERYRVVWQILNALRAHDERFDSTINKASLGQDISDRVEIVGINADTEELRSVTAVVDKLPTKTKAASSGIGAGNGGPGDDVIEGPEPRQTEMTFSIDEFSRAIMAKIVKKCGTRDYWEDWSASIAEIAKNHITRLTALLKAPDTEARKAFDAFLAELRDDLNDTISEGDAIEMLAQHIITRPVFETLFEGHKFTAENPVSRAMQRVLDVLNEANLDKESKDLEKFYASVKMRSQGITDPQAKQKLIVELYDKFFRRAFPRTTEKLGIVYTPVEIVDFIIHSVNEVLQSEFGQTLGSPGVHIIDPFTGTGTFITRLLQSGLIAPEEMEHKFRNEIHANEIVLLAYYIAAINIEAVYHGLQGGDYVPFEGICLTDTFQMYESDDLISHYMPDNSERRKRQKATDIRVIVGNPPYSSGQQNENDNNKNVYYTNLDARISETYVASSANQMGKSKSYNSYIRAIRWGSDQLKKAGGGVMGFVTDAGWIDGNAMDGMRACLEAEFSSLYIFHLRGNARTSGEKRRKEKGNVFGEGTRSPIAISILVQNQSDGGMIHFHDIGDYLTEQEKLNVIQDFGSIGGISKKSGWKNITPNDQHDWLDQRDDSFSAFLKAGDKKSTEVTLFETYSMGIKSNRDDWVYNFSKSDLKANTSLMFETFSAEKIVLSNLKGDEIAEQVTRDSRKIKWTTDVISDLSKGKSFFFDAENIEHAVYRPFQKMWWYSDPSWNWTRHLMPLFFPTSKVKNHTICVSGVGAGKGFSALMVDNVPNLHTVDTGQCFPLKLYEDQREKGDADLFSGRDVADGYRVRDGITDAGLKHFEDAYPGETITKEDLFYYVYGLLHSEDYRAKYADNLSKELPRIPRVKTAADFWAFNRAGRTLGDLHVNYETVEPYPVTIKQGDLRLADVKNPEAFYRVTKWAFGKSGKDKDKTTVIYNPNITMQDIPLEAYDYVVNGKPALEWVMERQVVKTDKDSGIENDANRYANETMNNPAYPLELFQRVITVSLRTMEIVRALPKLEVM from the coding sequence ATGGCCGCCCTTGATCAAATTCTGCAATCTTATCGCGATTTCGCCATTACTGAACGAGAAAAGGGCACCTATTTTGAGCGTCTTGGGATGGCGTTCTTCATAAATGACCCGGTTCAGGCTGAAGAGTATGAAGCGGTGTGGCCCTGGTCCGAATGGGCCAAAGCCAACGGCTGGGATGGCAAGGATGTCGGGATCGACCTCGTGGCAAAGTTGCGCAACGAAGATGGTTTTGCTGCGATCCAAGCCAAGTTCTACGCGGCAGATACCCGCATCCAAAAGGCGCATATCGACAGCTTTATCTCTGCGTCCGGAAAGGAACCGTTTCGCAGGCGGGTTGTTCTTGACACGACTGAGCAAGAGTGGGGCGCAAACGCTGAGGAGATGATCCGAGGTCAGGCTATTCCGGTCATCCGGATCGGGCTGACCGACCTGCGAGAGAGCAGGATCGACTGGACGATCTTTGAGGCGCGCGGCGAGATCGTTTTGGCCGCAAAGAAAACCCTGATGCCACATCAGCGCGATGCACTGATAGATGTTGCTAAGGGGCTGGCCGTCGCCGACCGTGGCAAGATGATTATGGCTTGCGGCACCGGAAAAACCTTTACCTCGCTGAAAATCGCAGAGGCCATCGCAGGCAAGGGCAAGCGTGTTTTGTTCATGGTGCCATCGCTGGCGCTGATGTCCCAGACGGTTCGGGAGTGGACCAATGACACCGAAACACCGATCCGCGCCTTTGCTGTCTGTTCGGATGCCCATGTAGGCAAGCGCCGGAAAAGCACCGATGACGTGGCCGAAATCGAAATCCATGATCTGGCGTTTCCGGCTACCACCGATCCCGTCAAGGTCGCGGCAAAGGCTGGCGAGGATGATCCGGAACGTATGACGGTCATTTTCTCGACCTATCAATCCATCGTCACCCTGTCCCGTGCGCAGGAAGCGGGCCTTCCCGACTTCGATCTGATCATCTGCGATGAAGCGCACCGAACCACCGGCGCAACGCTAGACGGCGAGGAAGAGTCGAACTTCGTCAAGATCCACAGCAACGACCATGTCAGGGCCCGCAAGCGCCTCTACATGACGGCGACGCCACGCATCTTCGGCGACAATGTCCGCAGCAAGGCCGATGAGGTCGGCGCCGAGCTGGCCTCGATGGACAACCCCGCCCTATTTGGCGAGACGCTGTTTTATCGCGGCTTCGGTTGGGCTGTGCAGAACGGGCTGCTCACCGATTACAAGGTCATCGTCCTGGCGATGGACGAAGGGCTGGTCAGCGCGGCGGTCCAGAAGCGCCTCGGCGATGCGGGCAGCGAGTTGGTGCTGGACGACGCCACCAAGATCATCGGTTGCTACAAGGCGCTGACCAAGGTCGACCTCAAGGCTGACGTCACCGCCGATCCCCACCCGATGCGGCGCGCGCTGGCCTTCGCCAAGGATATCCGCAGTTCCAAACTTATCCGCGACGAATTCACCGCCGTGGTTGATGAATACCTCGGCCAGGACAGCCTGATTGAATCCGACGAGCCGTCCAAGCACCTGCAATGTGAAATCGAACATGTCGACGGCACCTTCAACGCCAAGACCCGCGGCGCTCTGCTGGATTGGCTCAAGGCCGATGCTGGCGAAAACACTTGCCGCATACTGACCAACGCCCGTTGCCTGTCCGAAGGTGTCGACGTGCCCGCCCTTGATGCGATCATGTTCCTGCACCCGCGCAAAAGCCAGATCGATGTGGTGCAATCGGTTGGTCGCGTCATGCGCAAGACTGACACCAAGAAGATGGGCTATGTCATTCTGCCGGTCGGCGTCCCCGCAGGTGTGCCGCCTGAACAGGCGCTTGCCGACAATGAACGATACCGCGTCGTCTGGCAGATTCTGAACGCCCTGCGCGCCCATGACGAACGCTTCGACAGCACCATCAACAAGGCTTCCCTCGGTCAGGACATCTCGGACAGGGTCGAAATCGTCGGCATCAACGCTGACACCGAAGAACTCCGGTCGGTCACCGCCGTTGTCGACAAGCTGCCCACCAAAACCAAAGCCGCAAGTTCTGGCATTGGCGCAGGCAACGGCGGCCCTGGCGATGACGTCATCGAGGGGCCTGAACCCCGCCAAACCGAAATGACCTTCTCCATCGACGAATTCTCCCGCGCCATCATGGCCAAGATCGTCAAGAAATGCGGCACCCGCGATTATTGGGAGGATTGGTCCGCCTCCATCGCCGAGATCGCCAAGAACCATATCACCCGCCTGACCGCCCTTCTGAAAGCCCCCGACACCGAAGCCCGCAAAGCCTTTGACGCCTTCCTCGCTGAACTGCGCGACGATTTGAACGACACCATCTCCGAAGGCGACGCCATCGAGATGCTGGCCCAGCACATCATCACCCGGCCCGTGTTCGAGACCCTGTTCGAAGGCCACAAGTTCACCGCCGAAAACCCCGTCTCCCGCGCCATGCAGCGCGTGCTGGATGTGCTGAACGAGGCCAATCTCGACAAGGAATCCAAAGACCTCGAAAAGTTCTATGCCAGCGTCAAGATGCGCTCGCAGGGCATCACCGACCCCCAGGCCAAGCAAAAGCTGATCGTCGAGCTTTACGACAAGTTCTTCCGCCGCGCCTTCCCCCGCACCACCGAAAAGCTGGGCATCGTCTACACCCCGGTCGAGATCGTCGATTTCATCATCCATTCGGTGAACGAGGTTCTGCAATCCGAATTCGGCCAGACCCTCGGCTCCCCCGGCGTCCACATCATCGACCCCTTCACCGGCACCGGCACCTTCATCACCCGCCTGCTGCAATCCGGCCTGATCGCGCCCGAAGAGATGGAGCACAAGTTCCGCAACGAAATCCACGCAAACGAGATCGTGCTGCTGGCCTATTACATTGCCGCGATCAACATCGAAGCGGTCTATCACGGGCTGCAGGGCGGCGACTATGTGCCGTTCGAGGGCATCTGCCTGACCGACACCTTCCAGATGTATGAAAGCGACGACCTGATCTCGCATTACATGCCCGACAACTCGGAGCGGCGGAAACGGCAGAAGGCGACGGATATTCGGGTGATCGTGGGGAACCCGCCCTATTCCTCTGGCCAGCAAAACGAAAACGACAATAATAAGAATGTGTACTACACAAATCTTGATGCTCGCATTTCTGAAACTTACGTTGCATCTTCTGCTAATCAGATGGGCAAAAGTAAATCTTATAACTCCTATATCCGAGCCATTCGCTGGGGCAGCGATCAGCTTAAAAAGGCAGGTGGTGGCGTTATGGGGTTCGTCACCGATGCTGGATGGATCGATGGAAATGCGATGGACGGTATGCGCGCATGCCTTGAGGCAGAGTTTAGCAGCCTATACATTTTTCATCTTCGAGGTAATGCTAGGACTTCTGGAGAAAAGCGTCGCAAAGAGAAAGGCAACGTTTTCGGTGAAGGAACTCGATCCCCTATCGCCATTTCAATCTTGGTTCAGAATCAAAGCGATGGTGGCATGATACATTTTCATGACATTGGGGATTACCTTACTGAGCAAGAGAAGCTCAATGTCATTCAGGATTTTGGTAGCATCGGCGGTATTTCGAAGAAATCTGGATGGAAAAATATTACGCCGAATGATCAGCATGATTGGCTGGACCAAAGAGATGACTCATTTTCCGCCTTTTTGAAGGCGGGAGACAAGAAAAGTACGGAAGTCACTCTATTTGAGACTTACTCAATGGGAATAAAATCTAATCGCGATGATTGGGTTTACAATTTTTCGAAGAGCGACCTGAAAGCCAACACTTCCCTCATGTTTGAAACTTTTTCTGCCGAAAAGATTGTCCTTTCAAACTTGAAGGGGGATGAAATAGCAGAGCAAGTCACTAGGGATAGCCGTAAAATAAAATGGACAACGGATGTGATATCTGATTTGAGTAAGGGCAAATCGTTCTTCTTTGATGCAGAAAATATTGAGCACGCAGTTTATCGGCCATTCCAAAAAATGTGGTGGTATTCTGACCCGAGCTGGAATTGGACGAGGCACCTTATGCCATTGTTTTTCCCCACCTCAAAAGTGAAGAACCACACCATTTGTGTGTCAGGGGTCGGCGCAGGCAAGGGCTTTTCGGCGCTGATGGTCGACAATGTACCCAATCTTCACACCGTAGATACCGGTCAGTGCTTTCCGTTGAAGCTATATGAAGATCAGCGGGAAAAAGGCGACGCAGACCTGTTCTCTGGTCGAGATGTCGCGGATGGCTACCGTGTTCGCGACGGTATCACCGACGCTGGCTTAAAACACTTTGAGGACGCGTATCCCGGCGAGACGATCACCAAGGAAGACCTGTTCTACTACGTCTACGGCCTCCTGCATTCCGAGGATTACCGCGCGAAATACGCCGACAACCTGTCCAAGGAACTGCCCCGCATTCCCCGCGTGAAAACGGCCGCCGACTTCTGGGCCTTCAACCGCGCCGGTCGCACCCTCGGCGATCTGCATGTGAACTATGAAACCGTCGAACCCTATCCGGTCACGATCAAGCAAGGCGATCTGCGCCTGGCCGACGTCAAAAACCCCGAGGCCTTCTACCGCGTCACGAAATGGGCTTTCGGTAAATCCGGCAAGGACAAGGACAAGACCACCGTCATCTACAACCCCAACATCACCATGCAGGATATCCCGTTGGAGGCCTACGACTACGTCGTGAACGGCAAGCCCGCCCTCGAATGGGTGATGGAACGCCAAGTGGTCAAGACCGACAAGGACAGCGGTATCGAAAACGACGCCAACCGCTATGCCAACGAGACGATGAACAACCCCGCTTATCCGCTGGAACTCTTCCAGCGCGTCATCACCGTCAGCCTGCGCACCATGGAAATCGTCCGCGCCCTGCCAAAGCTGGAGGTGATGTGA